tgttgttatgcggtttgaccgataaagatcttcgtagattatgtgggagccaatatgagcatccaggttctgctattggttattgaccggagacgtgtctcggtcttgtctacatagttctcgaacccgtagggtccgcacgcttaaagttcgatgacggttatattatgagtttatgtgtttttatgtaccgaaggtagttcggagtcccggatgtgatcacggacatgacgaggagtctccaaatggccgagacatgaagattgatatattggacgactatattcggacactgaaatggttccgggggttatcggatatataccggagtaccgggggggttactggaacccccccggaggttattgggcctcatgggcccaagtggtggaagaggagaggcggccaaggggcagccgcgcgcccctccccccaagtccgaattggacaaggaggggggcggcgccccccctttcctttccccctctctctccttccctctcctctcctactccaacatggaagggggggagtcctactcccggtgggagtaggactcgtcatggggcgcgccaagggtggccgcccccctccccctcctccactcctttatatacggggagggaggcaccccatagagccacaacaattgatcccttggatctcttagccgtgtgcggtacccccctccaccataatccacctcggtcatatcgtagcggtgcttagaagaagccctgcgtcggtagaacatcatcatcgtcaccacgccgtcgtgctgacggaactctccctcgaagctctgttggatcggagttcgtgggacgtcatcgagctgaacgtgtgtgcagaactcggaggtgtcgtgcgttcggtacttggatcggtcggatcatgaagacgtacgacatcaaccgcgttgtcataacgcatccactttcggtctacgagggtacgtgaacacactctccctctcgttgctatgcatcaccatgatcctgtgtgtgcgtaggaatttttttgaaattactacgttccccaacacttggtGGATGAGCAGCTTGTAGAAGCAGTCAGTTGCTACACTGTTGGAGCTCGGAGGCAGTGGGAGGACGCGCCGTGTGGCTGGGTTGACCACACGGACCACGGTCTCCATGGGCACCAGCACCAGCCCTCCGCAGTGCGCGAAGAAATGTGCATCGTCTTCATGGGGTAAATCCATGGTGTCCGCGAGGGCTACACTCTCTTCCGACACGTACAAGCCGATGGTGGTGACCTTGTTCCTGTGGTCCTCTCTCGTACTGGTCCAGACGAGCAAGCGTGGCTTCTGGGCACGGAGGTGGGCACCGCGAAACGCCACATTGTCGGAGATGGTGTGGCGCCACGCCTTGCAGACGCACCTGAACCGGAGTAGCGACTTGACGGGCAGCCGTGCCATTATCTCCAACACGAGGTTGGGTGGCAGCTCGCACGGCGCTATCTTGCTCCTCAGGGCTGTCTCGTTGTCCATGGCCAAGCCAGATCGTGCCGATCAGATGCTTCTTCTTCCATGACAGGCCTTCAACGTATGTTATACAGTAGAAGAAAGAGAAAAGTCTCGTCGGTGTCGGATTAGGTGTCCTCTAGAGAAGCATCGGTCAGAGTCAAACACCTAGAGAGATGATGGCAACAGAAAGAGGCGACCGCGGCAGGTGTGGATAGCAAAAGGTGATACAGAAGTAAGGAATGGGGAGGATGAGTTCATTTGCGATACAAGGCAGAAAACTGCTTTAGTGTTTGACTGCATCCAGGACACAGACGATAAAGCGGCGGACCCTGACGCCCAGGGCCGCCGAGAGCAATGAATCTCCTTGCCTGGAACTGTCGAGGATTGGGATTGGACTCGACAGTTGGCGAACTTCGAGATCTCATACGGTCTCACAACCTAGCGGTGGTTTTCCTTTCTGAAACGAAAAATCAGCTAGAGCTATGGAACGGTTGAAATGGAGTTTGGGTTTCACAAATGGAGTTGCTGTGAGCTGCAGTGGAAGAAGTGGGGGATTGGCTTTGTGGTGGAGAAATCATATTCAGGTAACGGTGAGGCCGTGGAGCCAATATTTCATTGATGCTGAGGTGGAGTGGGAGGGGTACCTCCATAGGATCACTGGATTCTATGGGGAGCCCAAAACTAAACTATGCAAAAAATCGTGGGACGCCATTCGTTTTCTTCGGGCCCAAGACAACCTTCCCTGGCTCTGTGTTGGTGATTTTAACGAGGCACTCTTCCGCACGGATCAAGTGGGGGGTAACCCGAAATGTTTCAATCAGATGGAGGAGTTCAGAGACTGCCTCGCCGATTGCGGCCTGGCTGATCTTGGTTTATGTGGATACCCCTTTACATGGGATAATAAAAGAGATGGACAGGATAATATTCAGGTTCGATTGGATCGTGCGACCTGTAATGATGTTTATTAAGTATGTTTCCAGAGACATCCGTTGAGCATCTGTTGTGCGAAGAATCTGATCATCAAGCCCTCCTGGTGCGGATAATGGAGACGACTCCAAGTCGCATCGGGGCGGGGGACAAACCGTTTAGATTTGAAGAAGCTTGGACCTGACATGAGCAGTACGAGGCGATGATTGCAGAGGCTTGGGAAGCGGCGAGTACAGGAGAGGAGGGAGTGGCGGCGGTGTGGCAAAGACTGGGAAGAATGGCGGGTTCGATGCAGCGGTGGGCGAGAGAGGTATTTGGTTCTATTAGGAGGAGAGTAAAACAGTTGAAAGCACAATTGTTGGAATCTCGTCTCAGGCTATCAGCACGAGGTCAGGGAGTTAGAAGAGCAACTTAGGGGAGTATATGAGAGGGAGGAGATTATGTACAGACAACGCTCGAGGGTGGACTGGCTCAAAGCGGGCGATCAAAACACTAAATATTTTCAGAACCGGGCTTCGCATCGTAAGAGGAAGAACACTATCAAGGCCTCGAGGAGGGCAGATGGGTCTAGATGTACAGTTGATGAGGAGATGAGAGCCATGGCAGCAACATTTTACGAAGAGTTGTTCGCTTCGGAGGGGTCGGTAGGGGCGGAGGGAGTGCTGCAGAATATTCAATGGGCTGTCACGGAGGAGATGAACACAGCGCTATCCGCAACGATTTCGGACACTGAGATAGAGACGGCTCTATTTCAGATGGGACCGACCAAAGCCCCGGGGCTGTATGGTTTTCCTGCACTATTTTACCAACGACACTGGTAATGATGTTTGCAGGGCTGTCCGTGACTTTTTGAGTGGAGTAGCTACATCGGAGGGTTTTAATGCTACAGTGATTGTCATGATTCCTAAGGTAAACTCACCGGAGTTGCTATCCCAGTTTAGGCCGATTAGTTTGTGCAACGTTATTTATAAGATTGCAACGAAGGTTCTTGCCAACAGATTAAAAAGCATCCTTCCAGTTCTTATCTCAGAGGAACAGAGTGCTTTTGTGCCGGGGCGTCTTATCTCGGATAATGTGTTAGTAGCCTATGAGTGTGTTCATGCCATTCATAACAGAAAGAGAAAGAAACCCCTATGCGCAGTCAAGCTGGACATGATGAAAGCATATGATCGTGTGGAGTGGGTGTTCCTCAAACAGATGTTGGAACGATTTGGTTTTACCCAGACATGGATAGAGATGATCATGCGCCGTGTGACGACAGCGAGCTTCTCGGTAAAGCTAAATGGTGCTTGCTCTAGGAGTTTCTTACCACCCCGAGGACTCAGGCAGGGTGATCCTCTTTCGCCATATTTATTCTTATTTTGAGTCGAGGCGTTTTTCTGCACTCTTGAGAAGAGCACGGTCTGAAAATAAACTGAAAGGTGTCACGTTTGGGAGCACTGGCCCCCATATTACACATCTTTTATTTGCAGATGATAGTATAGTGTTTTTGGAGGGATCCCCGGAGTACCTAGAGACTTTGAAGGAGATTTTGGTCATTTATGAGGCGGCCTCGGGCCAGAAGGTAAACCTACAAAAATCATCAATCTTTTTCGGCAAAGGTTGTCAGGACACCACTAAAGAGGAGCTAAAATTGGTTTTGGGTGTATCCTCGGAAGCCCTAAGCGAACGGTACCTTGGTCTCCCAACACTGGTTGGGCGATCAAAAGAGGGTACGTTTCAGTATGTCATAGAGAGTTCAAAAGGAAAATGTAGCGGTTGGAAGGGCTTGGGTCTGTCTAAGAAATCAAGGGAGGTTCTCATCAAGTCTGGACTCCATTCAGTACCAACTTTCACCATGAGTTGTTTCCACCTCACAAAGAAAACGTGCCGGAATCTGAATTCTATCTCTTCGAAATTCTGGTGGGGGGCAAAAGACGGTGAGCGAAAGGTACATTGGATTTCTTGGCAGAAGATGTGTACTTCCAAGCGGGATGGCGGGATGGGTTTCCGTGATCCGGTAGCATTCAACCAGGCTCTACTTGCAAAACAAGCCTGGTGTGTTCTGCAATGTCCGGAGTCTTTGGTTGTGAGGGTGCTGAAGGCACGCTACTTCAAAGATGAATCCATTATGAGCGCGACGTGCCCTGCGGCGGCTTCATATACTTACAGGAGCATTTTACACGGCAGAGATCTCCTTCGAGAAGGACTAGTTTGGAGAATTGGAGACGGCTCCAATGTTAATATACATCACAACAACTGGATTCCAAGGAGCGTTTCTATGAAGCCACTTGGCCAGATATACATGCCGGGCGTGACAAAGGTTGCTGATCTCCTAGCAGCGGACGGTAAAACATGGAACCGTGATCGGGTCTTGGAGATGTTCACCTCGGATGATGCAAGAGACATACTACAGATAGTGGTGGGCGGAGTGGGAGTTGATGATTATCAAGCGTGGAACCACACGAAAAATGGAGTCTTTACTGTACGCTCCGCCTATCATCTGAAAATGGCTATGATTAGAGCGACCTTCGGACGGCCGGAGTCGTCTAGCTCGGTGAATAAACACAAGGGATATATGGCACTTTGGGCCACGAATGCACCGGGGAAGGCCAAAATTCATCGTTGGAGAGTGGTTTCAAACGGATTGGCGGTTGGATCAGAGCTCCATCGGAGAAAGATTAAGCTTGGGGTCTTTTGCGCTGCTGTGGTTGTGAAGAAACTATAGGTCATCGTTTTGGGCGTGTCATCACTCTGTACTTTTTTGGAAGCTATTTCGGTCGGAGATGGGAGATATGGTGGCGATCCCACCATGCCAGCTTGACTCCCAGGGAGAAGTAGCTCATTGGCTACTGCAGTGGCTAGCGGAAGCATCCGATGACGCAAAACAGGCGATGGTGCAGGCGCTGTATGGCCTTTGGCTGGCCAGGAACGAGGCGCGAGATGGAAAGAGAATAAAGTCACCACATGAAATCTTGGCCACTGTGTTGAGGCAGATGGAGGAGTGGAAACTAGCACACCCCAGTTCAAACAACATCCCAGCTCGCCCTCAACGCCAGCAATGGGAACCGCCGGCCGAGAGGTGGATCAAAGTAAACTTTGACGGTGCGACGTCAAAGACGGGGGACAAGGCAGGCGGAGGAGCGGTACTAAGGGACCATATGGAGGCCTTCAGAGGGGGTGTCTGTCACCTTTTCGCCGGCGTCTCCGATCCCGAGGTAGCTGAGATCTTGGCCTGCTGGCGGGCTCTCGAGGTGGCAATCGATATTAATGTGCAACGAGTTCATGTGGAGTTAGACTCTCAAGGAGTGGTGCACATGCTGAAGAACCAGTCCAAAGAGCTCTCGGCGCCTGGGCCTTTGGTGGAGGAGATCAAAACTTTGCAGCGATCCTTTGTTGACTATAAGGTTTCGTGGGTTAGACGTTCTGCAAATGCTGCCGCGCATAAGCTAGCTATAGTAGGAGTGGATGATGAACTATGTAAGGTTTGGTTTGGGGCTCGCCCGGATTTTGTTCTTTGTGTTTCGTTGAATGAGATTCCAAACTTCGTAAGTTGAATAAAACGGCAATATTGACCCTCAAAAAAAAGAAGTCTCCGCAAAAAAAGCATCACAAGTCGTGGCCGACTCCTATTCTGCTCCCGTTCTTATATGTATATACGCGTATAATATTCTCATGGTTTCCAAAATATAATTATGATTAGAGATAAAATTATACGAGATCAATAAAACTATGACATcatttttaaatttctttttAGAAAAAAAGGATGTACCCCGAAGCCACCCTCTTGACAACACCGTTGCTACTACTATCTTCTTGATGAAGGTGTGCCAAATGtccgggcctaataccaaacataCATTGCAGCAAatcctaacatctaaagccgggtATCCCATCCAAGCCACTACCTGGATCGGGTCACACACCCGCGGTGCCAGATCTCAGCAAGGAGAAGTCCCCCCACCGAGACCCGCCGGCCGAGCAGGGCAGGCTGAGACCGCGCCCGCGGGACCAGATCCCCGATGGATCCGTGCCCGCGGCGCCGCCCTGGAGCCAACCCCGCGCGCAGCCGCCACGGCCTGGCCGCCCGCTCGCGCCGCCGTCTGGCCGCCGCGCCCTTGCCGCATAAGCACCAAGACTCCGCCGAACCACTTGAGTTGGTTATACCTGGCAATGGTGATGTTTTTGTatcgttaccttgttgaaggcattgctcggaAATGCTCGGACTGGTTCTTCAATGTGAAAGCCTAAATTCTGACCTTTGGCGGTTGGATCCGGTGACGGCGGCGCTTGAGCATcgctcccttcttgaaggcgttgcTGTTGAAGAATCTCGATGTGCTTGTGGTGTTATGAGATGGTTGGAGCGAATATGGTCATGATTGTAGGTTGTCGATCGCCGATTTGATCTATTCGGGTTTTTTTCCTCGCTCAGGCATAGCAATGGTCTTATATGACTTCGCTATTCGCCAGTGGTTTTTTTTTGTATGGATGTGCGTtggtgttggctgtgtgcattCTAACTATGCAAAGGCCCTGAAAATCGCCGGTCATTGAAAAAATGCTTGACGGTCTCAGTAAAATTGGATCATCGTCGcaacttcggaagttgtcggtcCCAGCAAAAATGGCTCGCTGGTTCGTGCAAGATCACTCGTCGTTTATAGCTCAGTGATATGCTGGTTGCCTGGTTCCAACACCCTGGCTCGCCATCGTGCCAACAACACCACACTCCAGCCTCAGCAATTGCCGGTTGCAGTGTCTGTGGCAGCCGTGTCTACCACGGGCGTTTGCCGGTTGCTGCACCATCGTCTGGTGGCATCGCTTACAATAGCACCGCCACCACGGTGACCAGCATCACATGTATTCTAGCTCCATGACAGAGAATGTTCGGGAAGGACGGGTGTCATTGTCCTGTCCGTGTGATAGTACCTACTTCCTCCGTTCCATATTAGTTCTCGCTCAAACGGAGGTATCTAGCACTGAAATACGTCTAAATACATCCGTTTCAGCGACAACTAatatggaatggagggagtattttcAGTGACCATACAGGGCCCATTTGTCCGTAACTGAAATGGACCGCCGTTGCCGTCCTCTGCCGAACACTCATACCGGCCTCAACCGGCTTTGCTACATAAACGTGTTGGGAAACTGGGCCAACAGAGAGGTGGCGGCGGCCTCGTGCGTATCGCACGGGCTGGCCCCTTCCGTTTCGGTGGGTACTTATTCCTTGACCCCCTATCCTCTATATAAAGCAACGAGGAGCTATTATTGAACATCTGATCATTGATTAATAAAGCTAGTCTCCTTCATATTTTCGTGTGTCATCTACTTTCGCGTGTTCGACTACTTCGTCTACGACGCTCGCTCTCGTTCCGCAACCTCGAACCGGACTCGCCGGCGGAGTTGCGGAACACGTTATCAGCACGCTTCGCTCCATCAACTCTCCGTCAAGCCTGCGTCACGCCTGCATCACGCATGCTTTCGTCGATCCCGCGGAGGTATAAGATCCGATCTCCACATTTGCAAAAATGGATTCCTCTCGTTACTGCGATTCCGTTTTTGCGATTAGATTATTTTTCGGATTTAATCTACCTATGGTGTGGATTTTCCTCCAAAGAACCAAGCGGACGAACACATCGCCGACCAATGTCAATGTTCTTGAATTAAGAGGAACTCGTTGACTGCACTATAGGGAGTCGGTACAAATCGCGATCCAGATGGTCGCGGTACGGCCGCAAAAGCACCAGATGTGCCATGCGCCGTCGGAGTTCCGGATGAACGCGACGAAGATCCGCATCCCGAGGCCGGCGTCCAGATGACAACGTGCTGTCCGCGACCCCGCTGGTCCCGCTAGCCGGCTCGTCGCCGCCGCGCCCTACTGACGCGCGCTCGCGCGCAGCCCGCCCCACTGGCCTCCACCCTCAGCCGC
The Aegilops tauschii subsp. strangulata cultivar AL8/78 chromosome 3, Aet v6.0, whole genome shotgun sequence genome window above contains:
- the LOC109786690 gene encoding F-box protein At2g40925-like, giving the protein MDNETALRSKIAPCELPPNLVLEIMARLPVKSLLRFRCVCKAWRHTISDNVAFRGAHLRAQKPRLLVWTSTREDHRNKVTTIGLYVSEESVALADTMDLPHEDDAHFFAHCGGLVLVPMETVVRVVNPATRRVLPLPPSSNSVATDCFYKLLIHQVLGNVN